One Bacteroidales bacterium DNA segment encodes these proteins:
- a CDS encoding esterase family protein — protein MKRGIILLFILLFTTTLYAAKVDTIAVHSNSMNRDLKCVVITPNDESKNYPTVYLLHGHGGYYGSWLKIKPELKEYSDKYEMIFVCPDGEKSWYWDSTICDTIKFETYITKELIPYIDNNYPTLKSRESRAITGLSMGGQGAMYLAIRHLDIFGIAGSTSGGVDIREFPESWNMKELLGEKRKNKKIWNEFSIYNQIENLNIGDLKIIIDCGTEDFFYNVNNNLHKKLLKRGIKHDYTVRPGTHNLEYWNSSIEYQLLFFKNNLLYHELVY, from the coding sequence ATAGCAATAGTATGAATAGAGATTTAAAGTGTGTTGTTATAACTCCTAATGATGAAAGTAAAAATTATCCTACTGTGTATCTACTTCATGGTCATGGTGGATATTATGGTTCATGGTTAAAGATTAAGCCCGAACTTAAAGAGTATAGCGACAAGTACGAAATGATATTTGTATGCCCCGATGGAGAGAAAAGTTGGTACTGGGATAGTACAATATGCGACACTATAAAATTTGAAACATATATAACAAAAGAGCTTATTCCCTACATTGATAATAACTACCCCACCCTAAAAAGCAGAGAATCAAGAGCAATTACTGGACTAAGTATGGGTGGACAAGGTGCAATGTATCTTGCAATACGTCATCTTGATATATTTGGTATTGCAGGCTCTACAAGCGGAGGCGTAGATATTAGAGAATTTCCGGAGAGTTGGAATATGAAAGAGTTATTGGGAGAAAAACGAAAAAACAAGAAGATATGGAACGAGTTTTCAATCTATAACCAGATTGAAAACTTAAACATCGGAGATTTAAAAATAATTATTGATTGCGGTACAGAGGACTTCTTTTATAATGTAAATAATAATCTTCATAAAAAATTATTGAAGAGAGGAATTAAACACGACTATACTGTTCGTCCGGGTACTCACAATCTTGAGTATTGGAATAGTTCTATTGAATATCAACTACTCTTCTTTAAAAATAACTTGCTATATCACGAATTAGTATATTAG